The following coding sequences are from one Polyodon spathula isolate WHYD16114869_AA chromosome 7, ASM1765450v1, whole genome shotgun sequence window:
- the LOC121318760 gene encoding proteinase-activated receptor 1-like produces the protein MGLATKYSYQQINHDNSASRPETDPRNVLRRYLLLKYIQYLILPSSNFLASVFGMLGSVYTAVVLQSPSISRKSSTVFISHLVQADVLVLLRIAELLQGYTDVKLLAGGPSFLEGLCHNLLNANEHASLLLLSCLSLEVLLITVLPVESRGLRTVRWARLACTLIWVAVLGELAVLQAAESLQRAGLSFHGDHSLDFPLLQGCVWAAPLLRMVSQVLGVLLWLGNAYVYYQVFYRAPLRRKSC, from the exons ATGGGTCTCGCTACAAAATATTCTTATCAGCAAAT aaaCCATGACAATTCAGCAAGTCGCCCAGAAACTGACCCCAGAAATGTTTTACGAAGGTACCTGCTGCTGAAATACATCCAGTACCTGATTCTGCCTTCCTCGAACTTCTTGGCCTCTGTGTTTGGAATGCTGGGAAGCGTTTACACAGCAGTGGTCCTCCAGTCCCCTTCCATCTCTCGCAAGTCCTCCACGGTATTCATCTCCCACCTGGTTCAAGCAGATGTGCTGGTCCTTCTCCGAATCGCAGAGCTCCTCCAGGGCTACACGGATGTCAAACTGCTGGCTGGTGGGCCTAGCTTTCTGGAGGGCCTCTGTCACAACCTCCTGAATGCCAATGAGCATGCAAGCTTGCTGCTACTCAGCTGCCTCAGTCTGGAGGTCCTGCTCATCACTGTCTTGCCAGTTGAGTCACGGGGCCTCAGGACAGTTCGTTGGGCCCGGCTGGCCTGCACCTTGATCTGGGTAGCCGTGCTAGGGGAGTTAGCCGTTTTGCAGGCTGCAGAGAGCCTCCAGCGAGCAGGCCTCAGTTTCCATGGAGACCACAGCCTGGACTTCCCGCTGCTCCAGGGCTGTGTATGGGCAGCCCCTCTCCTCCGGATGGTCTCCCAAGTCCTAGGGGTCCTGCTGTGGCTTGGCAATGCCTATGTTTATTACCAAGTTTTCTACAGAGCACCTCTTAGGAGGAAAAGCTGTTGA
- the LOC121318761 gene encoding lysophosphatidic acid receptor 4-like, protein MASTDNSSSGNCLIDDSFKYNLYAAVYSVVFALGLITNCASLFVFCFRMKLRNETTVFMTNLAVSDLLFVFTLPFKIFYNLNRHWPFGDELCKVSGTAFLTNIYGSMLFLTCISVDRFLAIVYPFHSRSIRTRLNAGIVCAGVWLLVLGGGISVSFFSTTNVSNTSTTCFEGFSKSTWRTYLSKITIFIELVGFLIPLLLNLACSSMVLRTLRKPATLCQIGTNKERVLRMIVVHVAIFVVCFVPYNSILFLYAMVRSQAVASCRLERFVRTFYPITLCIATLNCCFDPFVYYFTSESFQKSFSHGKVQIKMDNTFRSEVPLSSKDSLPSMQEEGVVVDRTAVNGRKLVLESQF, encoded by the coding sequence ATGGCAAGCACAGACAACAGCAGCAGTGGCAATTGCTTGATTGATGATTCCTTTAAGTACAACCTGTACGCGGCTGTCTACAGCGTGGTCTTTGCCCTCGGACTGATCACCAACTGTGCCTCCCTTTTTGTCTTCTGCTTCCGCATGAAGCTCCGCAATGAGACCACCGTTTTTATGACCAACCTGGCTGTGTCAGACTTGCTTTTCGTCTTCACCCTGCCTTTCAAGATCTTCTACAACCTGAACCGCCACTGGCCCTTTGGAGATGAGCTTTGCAAGGTCTCAGGGACGGCCTTTCTTACCAATATCTACGGCAGCATGCTGTTCCTTACATGCATCAGTGTGGACCGCTTCCTGGCCATTGTCTACCCTTTCCATTCTCGTTCCATAAGAACCAGGCTCAATGCCGGGATTGTGTGTGCTGGGGTCTGGCTGCTTGTCCTGGGAGGTGGGATCTCTGTTTCTTTCTTCTCCACCACCAATGTGTCCAACACTAGCACAACCTGCTTTGAGGGCTTCTCCAAGTCAACCTGGCGGACATACCTGTCCAAGATCACCATCTTCATTGAGCTGGTTGGCTTTCTCATCCCTCTGCTCCTCAACCTGGCTTGTTCTTCAATGGTACTCCGGACGCTACGCAAACCTGCCACCCTCTGCCAGATTGGAACCAACAAGGAGCGTGTACTCCGGATGATTGTGGTGCACGTGGCTATCTTCGTGGTCTGCTTCGTTCCCTACAACTCAATCCTCTTTCTCTACGCCATGGTGCGCTCCCAGGCAGTGGCCAGCTGCAGACTGGAGAGGTTCGTCCGGACCTTTTACCCCATCACACTCTGCATCGCCACCCTCAACTGCTGCTTTGACCCTTTTGTCTATTACTTCACCTCTGAGTCCTTCCAGAAGTCCTTCAGCCACGGGAAGGTACAGATCAAGATGGACAACACGTTCAGGAGCGAGGTTCCCCTCTCCAGCAAGGACAGTCTGCCGTCCATGCAGGAGGAAGGGGTCGTGGTTGACAGGACAGCCGTCAATGGAAGAAAACTAGTATTAGAGTCACAGTTCTGA